Genomic window (Sediminispirochaeta smaragdinae DSM 11293):
GTTGCAGCATCATGCACCCTGCCTTAAGATTCCGACGCCGGCTCATGCTATGGCACTGACAGAAATATTAAAAAATCTGTTTTTCTGCGGAAATATGGAACTGTTGAGGATCAGGGCCATGGAACTCTTTTTCTTAGAAATGGAGTTTATTAAAAAAGAGTGCCCAAATAAGCATCAACCTTCGGCCCGATCTGTAGAAAAAATGAAAAAAGTAAAGCAATACATCGATAAAGCCATTGAACAAGAACTATCAATCGATCTTCTTTGTGATTCCTTTTTTATGAGCAGGACAACACTAAAAGAAGCGTTTCGCAAAACATTCCATGTCCCAGTCTACACCTACATCAAAAACTGCAGAATGGAACATGCCAGCAGGCAGCTTAAAGAAGGTAATGAAACCGTCCTTGAAATTGCAAATCGATTAGGATATTCAAATCCAAGTAAGTTTGCTTCTGCCTTCAAAAGTGTCTACGGCATTACCCCTTTACAATTTCGTAAGAAAGCCCAAAAAGAGGGAAATTAGCAGCCTATAGCCCCTCGTCCGTTTGGATCATTTTTTCGTCCAATAAGGCGAGACAGAAGGGCGTTCTTCAATTAGTTTTAGCTAACTTTTATAAATAAAACTAACAACGGGAGACGTTCATGCAACTCCATAGTGTTAATAGCATATTCCGGAGAATCGGCACCTGGCTTATCGCCCACCGCTGGCTCATTCTTCTGTTTATGCTTCTTGTTTCTGCTTTTGGTTTCAGCGGCCTGAATAAAGTCGCAGTTACAAGCTCTAATGACGAATGGTTTAACAAGGCAGATGAGATTGAAATTGCAACGGACCGTTTTGAAGAGCTTTTCGGGAACAATGATACCATTGCTCTTCTTGTTGAATCGGACGATGTGTTTCAACCATACGTCTTGCAAATGATCCGTGAAATTGGCAACGAGCTATTACTCAAGGTCCCTTATGCCGATGAGATTACATCGTTGACCGAATTGGATGTCTCAGTAGGGACCGAAGAAGGAATAGCTGTCATAAATCCGGTGGGAGACGAAATTCCGCAAGATCCACAGGAACTGGCTGAAATTAAGGAGCTGGTTCTTTCGAGAGAGGCTCTTGTAAACAAGATCGTATCGGCAGACGCAAAGGAAACCTGGATTTCTCTTTCCCTGAAGGAATATCCAGATGAAGCGGTATGGAAAGCGGAAAACGATGTGGAACCAATGTATCGGGCAGGAGAGGCTGCCATCGCAGTGGTTACAGATCCAAAATGGGAAAGTCCTTACTATACCATTAAGGCGGTCGGCATGCCCTATACCGAAACTGAAGAACGGGATTTTATGGGCAGCGAAGCCGCTCTTAGAGTCGGAACCGGCTTTATTGCCATGGCACTATTGCTTCTTCTTTTTCTTAGGTCGCTTAGAGGCCTTTTGGTACCACTATTCACCACCATTGCAGGTATAGCGTTAGTATACGGCATCTACGGTTGGATTGGAACCGCCATCGATGCGAATATGATGACACTTCCTGTGCTTCTTGGCATGGCCTTGGCGGTTGGTTACTCTATTCATCTTATTAACACGTTCAAAAGATATTTTCGTGAAACAGGAAATCGGAAAAAATCGGTTATTACCGCGGTAGAGGAAACAGGCTGGCCCATTTTTTTCACAGCGGTAACCACTATGGGATCGGTACTCTCCTTTTCCGCTGCAGGCATCATACCAATCCGCTGGCTGGGCTTTACCTGTGCCGCAGTTGTCGGTGTTGTTTACCTTTATGTCATCATACTGACCCCAATTCTCCTCAGTTTTGGAAAAGACCGAACAGACAGCAGCGATCGTCTGCAGGCAAAAGGGATGAGCGCTTCTGATCGTCGTTTTCGCGGTCTTGGTGAATTTGTCATTGCCAGAAGGAAATCAATCCTCTTTGTTTTTATTATAGCGGCTGTACTCCTTGTTCCGGGAGTCTTCAAGGTTAGCGTAAACATAGACAGTTTTGAGTTTATGGGGCTAAGAATCCCTTATATAAAAAGGGTTTATGATGTAGTCAACTCCCAGCTTGGCTCGTATATCTCCTACAACGTTACCGTAGATTTCGGAGAGCAGGACGCCGTTAAGGATCCCGATATTCTGAAAAGACTGGACAAGCTTATTCAAGAAGCAGGAGGCTTCGAACTCACAAAGAAAAGCAATGGGGTCCCTAAAATTTATTCCATTCTGGATATTGTAAAAGAAATGAACAGGACCCTACATGAAGATGACCCTGACTACTATCAGATACCTGAGAATAGAGAAATGGTCAGCCAGTTGCTCTTTCTCTATGAGCTTTCAGGAGGAACAAAGACCTACGAATGGATAGATGAAAACTACTCAATTCTACGTGCGCAAATCGAACTATCAAGGTTTGATGCCAATGAAATAGTCTATGAGCTTGATCACATACGTCGGCTCGGCACAGAGCTATTTCCTCACGCAAGAGTCGATATAGTGGGAAGTGCTGTACGTTTTGCAGCCATGAATGAAAAAATCGTCATCGGAGAATTAAAATCATTCCTGACGGCACTTTGTGTCATTGGAATTCTTCTTGCTCTTGTGTTCGGAAGCCTCAGAACCGGACTTATCGGAATGATCCCCAACATTACTCCCATTGTGGTAATCGGAGGAGTCATGGGATATTTCGGGTTCTCCCTCGATATGATGACCATGACCATTATGCCGATGCTTCTGGGGATTGCAGTAGACGATACGATACATTTCATCAATCACATTAAATATGAGTTCGAACGGGGAGGAAATTACCATGATGCGATACTCATCTCCTTTCGGAACATAGGTAAGACGCTTGCAATGACTACTGTGATTCTATCGGCATCCTTTGCCATGTATATCTTTTCACCTGTTAATACCCTTTCCAGGGTCGGCATACTGGCGGTCATCGGCCTTACCGCTGCCCTTGCTGCCGACTACCTCATGACTCCGATCCTGATCTACATAACAAAGCCCTTTGGCAAAGAAACGGCCGATCGGAGAGCCCTTTAGCCATATACCAATCAAAGGAGTAGCGTATGCATACCAGAATTACCGAGAAAAGCCTGAATCACGTTCCATGTCTGCTTGTATTCCTGGCTCTGTCCACACTTCCGGTCCTGTCGATAGGAGCCGAGAGTCTTAGCGGCCGTGACATCATGCAGATGGTGGATGATCGGGACGACGGAGATACCAGCCGCAACGAGATGGTCATGACTCTCACCAGTCGAAGGGGAAACGTAAGGACCAGGGAGGTACTCTCATACAGCAAAGATTATGGTGAGGACGAAAAAACCGTTATGGTCTTCTTGACCCCCTCCGACGTCAAGGGCGTAGGCTACCTGACGTGGTCGTATGAAGAGAGCGGCAAAGATGATGATACATGGCTCTTCATGCCGGCATTGCGAAAGGTTCGAAGAATATCCGGGTCCTCTCGTAACGACTATTTCATGGGTACCGACTTTACCTACGACGATATGGGAGACAGGGAAGTCGACGAGGATGAACACAAGCTAATTGGGGAAGAAACGGTGGACGGAAAACGGTGCTGGGTTGTCGAATCGACGCCGAAAGACCCCAACTATATGTATTCAAAAAAGATATCAAAGATTCGTCAGGATATTTCCATGGTTGTACAAGTCGACTACTTTGATCGTCAGGGTAAGCTGCTTAAGAAACTTGTCGTTTCCCAGATTGAACAGATCAACGGAATCTGGACGGCAGGACGGATGGAAATGGAGAACCTACAAGACCAACACACCACCCTTATGGAAACCAGGGGCGTCAGCTACAACCAAGAAGTGTCGGATGCTCTTTTCAGGGTCTCAACTCTTGAGCAGGGGAGAATTCGCTGATGAAGAAAAACCATATAAGGGCCGCCGCCTTGGCGGCCTTTTTTTGCATCATGCTTCCCTATCCCCTGCTCTATGCCCAGCTGGAGACCAGCGGTTTTGCAGATTCACACTATGCCTTTGGCACGGGAGATGATCAGAACCTATTGAGCGCCGAAAGCAGGCTACGAAGTGAAATACGCCTGTATTCGGGAGACTCGAGCTTCTTTGCATCGGTAGATGGTGTCTACGACAGCCTTGTTCCTTCCGAAAGTGGTTTTACCCTGAAGGAACTCTACTATGAATACATGTCCGAAGCTTTCGACCTGCGGATAGGACGCCAGATCATCATCTGGGGTAAGGCAGACGGACTACAAATCACCGATATTATATCGCCCAAGGACTATACAGGCTTCGTGGGACAGGAATACGAAGACACACGCCTTCCCGCTGAGGCGGTCAAGCTGAGGCTTCTGGGAGCTCTTTCCACCATAGAAGCGATATGGATTCCAGTCTACACATCTTCTCTTCTTCCAAGCGATTCTCTCAACCCTCTTACGAGCGAGTATCCCGATTCCATTGCGTACCTGGGATCTGCTCTTCCGGTCTCTTATGATTTCACGGAAAAGAATCTGCCGAAAGATTTCTGGGACAGTGAATGGGCTCTCAGAGGTTCCTGGTACCTTCCGTGTATGGACCTGAGCCTCTCCCTTTTCCACGGATGGGACGATTTTCCGGTCCAGGAAAGGAGTCTGACGGTAGACGGCAGCTCCGGAACCGTAGAGGTGGAATCACGCTATTATCAGATCTGGATGACCGGTCTCGACGCCGCCATTCCCATAAAGGAAGTAGTTCTGCGAACAGAGGGTGCCCTTTTCGTCGGTAGGCGGTTCTCTGCGGCCGAAGGCTTTGGCCAATCCCTAGAAAAAAACCAGATCATGGGCCTGTCCGGAATCGACTGGATACCGGGAAACGGGTGGTCGCTGACCGCCCAGTACATGGAAGATTGGGTCCTCGATTATGAAGATGCTATGGACCGGGATAGAAGAAGCAGTACGGGAACCGTAAGCATCTCGAAGGATCTGCTGCGGGAGACCCTCACTCTCTCGGCATCCCTCGCTATGGGAATGGTCTATTGGGATTCGGCAATTGAACTGGAAGCAGAATGGAGCCTCAGCGATGCGCTTTCACTTCGGGGCGGGATTCAACTCTATAGCGAGGGAGAGGATGGAAAGGGAGATTATGCAGCCTACGATGATCTTGACTGTGCCTGGATCGGCGCACGATGCAGTTTTTAATACACTCTAAAGGTTCAATATTATCATTATATTTCACAAAAAATAGTCACAATATATGGTATAAATGTCTATTATAATCGGTATATATCAATTTTACAGATTGACCTACACATTATAGGAGGAAAGAGGAATGAAGCGACTGCTTACTTTGTCCATGGTAATCCTACTTGTCTTCATGACAATCGGCTGCGGGAAAAAGGAACAACGGTTTACCGCAGGAACCTATGAGGGTGCCGCGCCGGGAATCCATGGCGACGATGTTGTCCTGGAGGTAACGGTAGACGACACCTCCATCAAAGAGATACAGGTGATTCAGAACAATGAGACCCCCGGGGTTTCCGATGCGGCTTTTGATCGGATTCCAAAAGCAATTATCGAGGGGCAAACCCTGGCTGTAGATACGGTTTCAGGTGCAACCTATTCCAGCAAGGCAATCATCGGAGCGGTTACTGCCGCTCTTCAAGCCGCCGGTGCGGATATCGCAGCCCTTTCGGCGGGAAAGGCTGAAAGCGATGCCGATGCTGTCTCATCGGCCACCAAGGTAATGAACGCCGATATTGTCGTCGTTGGTGCAGGAGGCGCTGGGCTTGCCGCAGCGGTTTCCGCCAACCAAAAGGGTGCCACGGTTATCGTCCTGGAAAAGATGCCGCAGGTAGGGGGCAATACCATTATATCGGGAGCGGCCTATAATGCAGTTGATCCCTCCCGCCAGAAACCGGCAGGTATCGAAGATTCAATCGAAAAGCATTATACCCAGACCTATGAAGGGGGAGATGAATTAGGTAATCCGGTTCTTATCCACACCATGGTGGAAAACGCCTACCCTACGCTCCAGTGGCTGGAAAGTCTGGGCATGGAATTCAAGGGTCAGATCTTCACCGTTTTGGGCGGACTGTGGCCCAGGGCCCATAAGCCGGTAAAGCCGCTTGGTACGGGCTACATCGAAACCTATATGAATTACATCAAGCAACATGACGGAATCACCCTCCTTACCGATACCAGGGCCGTCGATCTTTACAAGGAAGATGGCCGTGTCAGCGTCGTAAAAGCGACAGGCCCCGATGCCACGATAGTTGCCCAGGGCCATAAGGCGGTCATCCTTGCCACCGGCGGTTTCGGCGCAAATATCGAGCTTCGAGATACATACAATAAGATATGGCCAGCCCTTACCAATATCAAGACAACAAATCACCCCGGTGCTACAGGTGACGGATTGGCCCTGGCCGAGAAGGTAGGTGCCGATCTCGTCGGCATGGAGTATATTCAGCTGCTTCCCATGGGGGACCCGAATACCGGCAGCCTCTCGGGAAATATCGAGTTGGGGGTTGAAAACCGCATCTTCGTTAATAAGGACGGCAAGCGTTTTGTCGACGAAGGAGCCCGTCGTGATGTAATGACAAAGGCCCTCTTCGACCAGGAAGACGCCTTTATGTGGGTCATCCTCGATGGTCACTGTTACCCCACCACCGACATCAAGAATAACTTTAACGAAACGATGCAGGAGCTTCTTGATCAGGGTCGGGCGTATAAAGCGGATAACCTGGAAGAGCTGGCCGATGAAATCGGTGTTGATGCAGACAATCTGAAGGCTTCGGTGGCCGAATTCAACAAGGCCGTTGAGGCAGGCGGGCCGGATGCATTCGGACGAACCCTTTTTGCCGACAAGATCGATCAGCCCCCTTATTACGCAGGTGCGAGAAAACCAACGGTCCATCACACCATGGGCGGCATCAAGATTAATGAAAAGGCCCAGGTCATCGATAAAGATGGGAATGTGATTCCGGGGCTGTACGCTGCAGGAGAAACCACGGGAGGAATTCACGGCTCCAACCGCTTGGGTGGAAATGCCCTGGTTGATATCAATGTCTTCGGAAAGATTGCCGGAGAAAATGCCGCGGCAGAAAGCAATTAGAAATAAAGAACAGGGATGGCTGTCGGCATGGCCGGCAGCCATCTTGTTTCCGGAATAATACCCTCAAGACCCTCCGAAACAAACTTTCCTATAGCTCTTCTCCTACCAGGGAGCCAAACAGGGTTCGGGACGCTGAAAGTTGAGCCAGCCCGTACATACCGTAGAAATAGGGATGGGGGTCCCGATATTCAAGAACCATTCTCCCCTCCACAGCAAAGGTGATCACGTCCCCCCGCGCCGAGGCCCCGACCTCATAGCACCTGCCGTGACGCCAGGGGAAGGTAACACTCGCGCACTCTTCCAGGCCGTTGTCGTTTTTTACAAGGCGGACCCGGTCCTTCCCGTCGAAGCCGACGAAATAACCGTGGCGCCGTCCCTTCGCCCGGAGGATCAGCATGTGACTTTCACCGTGCTCCGGTGTGATGGTCGTCCGGAGCATGAGATCACGGGTATAAAAGTTTCCGGTATAGAGTTCGTTTCTCTCCGGACAGATGGCCTGAACCTGGTCCCCCTCGAGCATCCATGCCCCGCCGTCATAGGTGGTTTGGGTAATGGTATCAAATTCCACACACTCCTTCGCGAAATCAAGGGTTTGAGTCCCCTTGCCTTCGGTGGAAAAACGGTGAAGCAACAGTTTACCAAAACAGAGCTCCTTTTCGCGGCCCTCGACGGTGATACCGATTTCATCGATGGCCCTGCCGCCGGTATCGGGAATCGTCCAGCAGAGATCTTCGGTCTCCAGAACGCCATCGACTCCCCGCTTCGGAAAAAAGGGCCTGCTTTCCAGATATGACGTGTCGCCGGTCGTCCTCACGTAGAGACTGAGGGCCGGCAGCGCCTCGGAATAGGCCTCCCATCGGAAACGGCAGCACAGGCTCTGGCCGGAATAAACCTGGGGGGTGAAGGCCGGAAGGTAGCGTTCGTCGGAGAAATCTTCCCTGCGATAGAAACTCTTGTAAAAAAGCCGCTTTTTCTGGTACCTGGGCAGCCGGTCAACCAGGGCAGAAAGAACGTATCGCTCACCGTCCCTTCCCGGGGAGAGGGTCAGATAGCGGCTGTCGGAGGAGCGGAATCCGTGAGTAGTGCCGGGAAAAGGAAAGTCGAAGAGCAGCTGCCGCTCCGGTGTCGAGGAGACAAGGGGTTCCGGGGCCCTCTCTCCCGCCATGCGGTAGCCAAGAAGGGCCAGTCGCTTTGCCTCGGTGGGCAGATCCAGGATGTTAAGGCTTCCTGCAATGCTACTGGCGGCATGAAAATCATTTATGGGGCCCCGGTATTTTTCCTCAACCCCGGCAAGGCCGCAGGCGACCCCCATAATCGTCCCTACATTTCCTGCATTGCAGTCGGTATCCCATCCGCACATCGTCGCAATCTCCACCGAACGGGAAAGGGAACCCTTTCCATAGAGCAGGGAGAGGATGCAGACACCGGCATTGGGAATGATATGGCAAACACCGGGATAGCGATCGTAGCCGAAATTCTCCTCGAGAAAGGCACGGCAGGCCCGAAAATCGTCACTGTTTTCGTGATAAAAGTCAATCACCGCCCTGGTGACTCGGGCATATTCGCTTTCCTGCGGAATAAAGGACAGGGCCCTCTCGATGATGGCTTCGGGTTCCTTCAGCGAAAAGGCCGAGGCAATGGCGGATGCGATAAAACGGCCGCCGTAGATGCCGTTCCGGTCGTGGGAGACACTGGCCGCCATCTCTCCATAGCGGGCGGCAGCCTCCGGATTATCGGGGAAAATCAGTCCCCAGGAGTCGATGAAAATTTGACCGCCTATCTGTTCGGCAACAGTGGCGCCATTGCGTTCCAGCGAGCCGGAAGAAGGGGCCGGGATACCATGTTTCAAGTTCAGGTATGCCGTGTGTTCGGTACTGCGGCCGTAGCCCCCCCACCAGTAAAAACCTTTCCCTTCCCGGGTATAGTTAAGCCAGCAGTTACCGATATCTTCGGCAGTAATCTCCCGCTCTGTTCCGTAGTCGTAGAGAGCCCGAATAAAAAAGAGCGGACCGTTCACATCGTCGTCGGCGGCAAAGTTTTTGTAATCCTTTACATAGCCGGAAATATCCCCGTAGGTTTCCAGGATACGCTCATAACTCCACACCGTCGGCTCCACCGGAGCACCAAGGCGAACACCGATGCACTTTCCAAGTAAACCTGCATATACCCGTTCGGGGTAATCGGACTGAATCATCATTTCCCTCTCTATTCACCCTTGCCGGTAAAACGAAGTCTATTGAAGAACCGTCTGGGCATATTCGGTAAGGCGGTCGCCTCCCAAGCGGTACCACTCTTTCACAAAATCGTCGAACCTGTCCATGGGATATTCCCCGCTGATCAGCTTGAAAGCATACTCGCGGTAGAGATTCTGAAGGGCATCCCAACTGGGAGCAAGCTCCTTGGGGATCAGAAAGTTGATGTCTTCTTTGGTATATTCGACCGCAATATCAAGACTCTTTTGCGCGCTCTCGCCAAGCAGGGGTACCGGAGATTTCCAGCCGACGACCTCGTGGTAGCGGGGCCACCATTCGTTAAAACGATCGGTGAGCTTGATCGTACCGTCTTCAACGGTGTAGTGGATTCCTTCAAAGCCGAGACGATCCAGCATTTGGCCGTCATCGCTTGCCATGAACTCGAGAAAGGCCCAGGCCGCTTTCTTGTGCTTGCTTCCAGCCGAGATTGCCCATCCCCGGGACTCCTTGGTAACATCCACGGTAAAGCCTTGATCCACGCCCTTAGCCGGAGGGAGAATCGTCAAACCACTGCCGGCAGCACTTTTCGCCATCTTACTCTCGTAGATATCGACAACCGTACCAGCGGAACTGGCGATCATACCGACCTGCCCTGTATACAGCTTATCTTCCATGGCATCCCACTTGGTGGTGATATATTCGGGATCGAGGATCTCCTCGGCATAGAGCTTGCGATAGAAGGCAAGTTTCGCCTTTTCCTGATCGGTTACCCTGGAATAGACCCAGCGCCCCTCCTGCTTCTTCCAGGTCGAGGTGATACCGAAGGCCCGGTCAAAGACGTAGTCGATACGATCGGTATTCCCGGTATCGGTAAGGCCGATCCCCCCCTGTTCCTTGAAAAAGGAGAGCATGTCGTAGTACTCATCCAGACTCTCAACCTTCCTGCCGTAAGCCTCGTACCAATCGCTGCGCACCATGGGAACCCGTATTCGGGGCGGAGCGAGCCACAAAAGGTAGGGATAGCTTGCGATCCTTTTTTTATTGAAATCCAGCATGGCCTTTTGCATGATCTCTGATTCTGCAATCCAGGGTCGAAGGTCCTCAAGGATTCCCTGATTTGCAATGGCCTGATCGTTTCCCTGAAAATAGATGATGTCGGGAATATCTCCGCTCATGATCATGAGGTTGAGCTTTTCCGCGTAGCTGCCTTCGGGTACCTTCACAAGTTCAATGTCCAGCTTCAACCCCTCTTTCTCGTAGATCGCCTTTTCGATCCGATTGATATGATCGACATTGATCTGTTCCGTCGGGGAGTTATCCTTCCCTACCAGCCGCAGTTTGATCACGCCGTCGGCTGCGACATCCGAGGATTCCTGATTCCCTCCCGCAAAGAGCGGAATCGCAGAGAGCATCGCCACAAGAAGCGAAACACAAATTCGTTTCATATTCATCCTCCTACTCCTTTACACTTCCGCTCATGGTGCCCTTGGTAAAATAACGGAGTATAAAGGGATAGAGCACCAGGACCGGTAAAATCGCCAAGATAATCATTCCTGATTTAAGTGCCTTGATATCGATCATCATCGAGGCATCGGAATATTTCAGAAAACTCAGACTGCCGAGAAAGGCCGCTTTATCCAGGCCGACGATTAATTCCCGCAGTACCACCTGAAGAGGCCACTTTGCCTCGCTGTTCAAATAAATGAGAGCACGGAAATACTCATTCCAATGAAATACGCCGTAAAAAAGCCCAATGGTCGCAAGTCCGCCCTTGTTTACCGGCAGGATGATCCGGGAAAAAATCTGCCACTCTCCGGCTCCTTCGAGCCGTGCGGACTCTTCGAGGGAAAGAGGCACCTTTTCAAAAAATCTCATCAGGATAATGAGGTAATAGGGATTAATAGCCTTATAAAGAATGACCGACCAGTAGGAATCGATCAGGCCGAGCCCCTTCACGAGAAAATAGTCGGGGATGAGCCCGCCTTCAAAGATCATGGTGATGATGATCAAGACAAGAAACAATCGCCTGCCGAAAAGATATTTCCGAGTCAGCACATAGGCTGCAATACTGGTAAGAAAGATGTTGATCGCCGTACCGACAAAGGTGATGAAGAGGCTGTTGAAAAGCCCCCGGTATACCTTCTGGTTGGTCAAAAGCGCCTTGTAGGTGGCTGTGGTAGCATCTCTCGGAAAGAGGGTAAGGCCGTTCGCACGGGCTATGGCGGCGGGACCGGTAAAACTGATGGCCAAAAGGTTGATAAGTGGGTAAACCATAACCAAAGCGAGAAGCATCATCAAAAGAGCATTGAAGAAGCGAAAGGGGCTAAGCCTGGTTTCTACCATAAGCCCTCCCCTGTCAGTTTTTTACTGGTCCGGTGGGTTCCGTATATCAAGGCAAGACCGATGACGCCCTTGAACAAGCCGGCTGCGGTTCCCAGGGAAAACTCCCCCTGTATGAGGCCGACGCGGTAGACGTAGGTATCGATGATATCCACCACGCTGATCACCGAATCGTTCATGAGGTTGAAGACCTGGTCGAAGCCGGCATTCATAAAGAAACCAAGGTTCAGGATAAAGACGGTGATCATGGTGGGGAAAATTGCCGGCAAGGTTATCTTGGTCATCTTCTGGAACCTGCCACAGCCGTCGATGGCCGCAGCATCGTAAAGCTCCTCGGGGATCTCCAGGATGGCGGCAACATAGAGGATCGAGTCCCAGCCGACACTTCTCCACATCTCGGAAAAAACAAGGACCCAGCGAATATGACGGTGACTCGTCAGAAAGGCGACAGGGGCCACACCGAATCGTTCGAGCAGCTGGTTTACCAGGCCGTCCTTGAGGGAAAGCATGGAGATAAAGATTCCGGCGATGACAACCCAGGAGAGAAAGTGGGGAAGGTAGACCAGAGACTGGACGATCTTCCGAAAGCGTCCGTTGCGGATCTCCAACAGCAGCAAGGCCAGGATGATGGGAGCGGGGAAATTGAAGATCAATTTCATGAAACTGATGATCACCGTATTGAGGAACACTCGGCCGAATACCGGAGAGCTGAAGAGTATGCGAAAATTTTCAAGCCTCACCCAACGATTTGCGCCAAAGAAGTTGAACTCCTGAAAGGCAAGCCGGGCTCCCCAGATGGGGATATAGTGGAATATGATGAAATAGAGTGCTGGGAGCAGAAACATAAGATAGAGCATCCTGTCCCGGCGAATTCGTTTTCCGACACTCAGGGCCATCACCTGCCTCCCTGGAGTTCCGAGATAAATTGGAGGGGGCGTCTTGATGAAAAATCCTCGAGGGCATGGGCGCAGAGCCCGGCACTTCGGGCGACGATAAAGAGAGCTTCACACATCGAAGGCTCCCAGCCGAGATCTGCAAGGATCGCACCATGGGCACCGTCGATGTTAAGTACCAGGGTTTTGCCGACAAGCTCGGGCAGGAGCCTCTCTACCTCCTGCAATAGTCCGCAGCAGCGCCCGGCAAGCCCCAGCTCAGCGGCCAGCTGCAAAAGGAGCGTGGCGCGGGGATCTTTCTCCCTGTAGATGCGGTGACCAAAACCCGGGATACGCTTCTCGGATTCCAGAC
Coding sequences:
- a CDS encoding efflux RND transporter permease subunit, coding for MQLHSVNSIFRRIGTWLIAHRWLILLFMLLVSAFGFSGLNKVAVTSSNDEWFNKADEIEIATDRFEELFGNNDTIALLVESDDVFQPYVLQMIREIGNELLLKVPYADEITSLTELDVSVGTEEGIAVINPVGDEIPQDPQELAEIKELVLSREALVNKIVSADAKETWISLSLKEYPDEAVWKAENDVEPMYRAGEAAIAVVTDPKWESPYYTIKAVGMPYTETEERDFMGSEAALRVGTGFIAMALLLLLFLRSLRGLLVPLFTTIAGIALVYGIYGWIGTAIDANMMTLPVLLGMALAVGYSIHLINTFKRYFRETGNRKKSVITAVEETGWPIFFTAVTTMGSVLSFSAAGIIPIRWLGFTCAAVVGVVYLYVIILTPILLSFGKDRTDSSDRLQAKGMSASDRRFRGLGEFVIARRKSILFVFIIAAVLLVPGVFKVSVNIDSFEFMGLRIPYIKRVYDVVNSQLGSYISYNVTVDFGEQDAVKDPDILKRLDKLIQEAGGFELTKKSNGVPKIYSILDIVKEMNRTLHEDDPDYYQIPENREMVSQLLFLYELSGGTKTYEWIDENYSILRAQIELSRFDANEIVYELDHIRRLGTELFPHARVDIVGSAVRFAAMNEKIVIGELKSFLTALCVIGILLALVFGSLRTGLIGMIPNITPIVVIGGVMGYFGFSLDMMTMTIMPMLLGIAVDDTIHFINHIKYEFERGGNYHDAILISFRNIGKTLAMTTVILSASFAMYIFSPVNTLSRVGILAVIGLTAALAADYLMTPILIYITKPFGKETADRRAL
- a CDS encoding outer membrane lipoprotein-sorting protein, with the translated sequence MHTRITEKSLNHVPCLLVFLALSTLPVLSIGAESLSGRDIMQMVDDRDDGDTSRNEMVMTLTSRRGNVRTREVLSYSKDYGEDEKTVMVFLTPSDVKGVGYLTWSYEESGKDDDTWLFMPALRKVRRISGSSRNDYFMGTDFTYDDMGDREVDEDEHKLIGEETVDGKRCWVVESTPKDPNYMYSKKISKIRQDISMVVQVDYFDRQGKLLKKLVVSQIEQINGIWTAGRMEMENLQDQHTTLMETRGVSYNQEVSDALFRVSTLEQGRIR
- a CDS encoding DUF1302 family protein, with translation MKKNHIRAAALAAFFCIMLPYPLLYAQLETSGFADSHYAFGTGDDQNLLSAESRLRSEIRLYSGDSSFFASVDGVYDSLVPSESGFTLKELYYEYMSEAFDLRIGRQIIIWGKADGLQITDIISPKDYTGFVGQEYEDTRLPAEAVKLRLLGALSTIEAIWIPVYTSSLLPSDSLNPLTSEYPDSIAYLGSALPVSYDFTEKNLPKDFWDSEWALRGSWYLPCMDLSLSLFHGWDDFPVQERSLTVDGSSGTVEVESRYYQIWMTGLDAAIPIKEVVLRTEGALFVGRRFSAAEGFGQSLEKNQIMGLSGIDWIPGNGWSLTAQYMEDWVLDYEDAMDRDRRSSTGTVSISKDLLRETLTLSASLAMGMVYWDSAIELEAEWSLSDALSLRGGIQLYSEGEDGKGDYAAYDDLDCAWIGARCSF
- a CDS encoding helix-turn-helix domain-containing protein — its product is MNNILEEYFLSEASSYVIDDQHVIRLQLKKELGEGHCELIPILPGFYISFNHLYVRRPLKNNRHQEFGGRVIKIDYCEQGNFWAEGDNGSCFSTSPNHAVYYGGRQYFLQAQFSEGLFRSIDIFCYLDTITASFKKTLGVEADRVEGFYRLLQHHAPCLKIPTPAHAMALTEILKNLFFCGNMELLRIRAMELFFLEMEFIKKECPNKHQPSARSVEKMKKVKQYIDKAIEQELSIDLLCDSFFMSRTTLKEAFRKTFHVPVYTYIKNCRMEHASRQLKEGNETVLEIANRLGYSNPSKFASAFKSVYGITPLQFRKKAQKEGN
- a CDS encoding flavocytochrome c, translated to MKRLLTLSMVILLVFMTIGCGKKEQRFTAGTYEGAAPGIHGDDVVLEVTVDDTSIKEIQVIQNNETPGVSDAAFDRIPKAIIEGQTLAVDTVSGATYSSKAIIGAVTAALQAAGADIAALSAGKAESDADAVSSATKVMNADIVVVGAGGAGLAAAVSANQKGATVIVLEKMPQVGGNTIISGAAYNAVDPSRQKPAGIEDSIEKHYTQTYEGGDELGNPVLIHTMVENAYPTLQWLESLGMEFKGQIFTVLGGLWPRAHKPVKPLGTGYIETYMNYIKQHDGITLLTDTRAVDLYKEDGRVSVVKATGPDATIVAQGHKAVILATGGFGANIELRDTYNKIWPALTNIKTTNHPGATGDGLALAEKVGADLVGMEYIQLLPMGDPNTGSLSGNIELGVENRIFVNKDGKRFVDEGARRDVMTKALFDQEDAFMWVILDGHCYPTTDIKNNFNETMQELLDQGRAYKADNLEELADEIGVDADNLKASVAEFNKAVEAGGPDAFGRTLFADKIDQPPYYAGARKPTVHHTMGGIKINEKAQVIDKDGNVIPGLYAAGETTGGIHGSNRLGGNALVDINVFGKIAGENAAAESN